The genome window GatgttggttggtttttttctgctgctatcTCTTTTCCCCATTCTCTCAgagctggaaagaaataaaaattgtgcCTTTCTACCTGTGATTCTGAATCAGCTCTCCTAACCTTTGGCGATGTGCCCAGCAAAACCTCAGAGTCAAATTCGCTGTCAAAGCGAAGCATCCTGTGGCTTGTCTCTGTTATCTAAGTGAGGATATACAAGTCCAGAAGAGAATGGGAAGGGAGAAGTACCTGGTCCAATGCAAATAGTGATTTCCTTTTGTATACTAATGTCTTAATAATGGTTTGAGAGAGATAGGGATTTGTGAACATGTTTGAATTCCATCTGCATGCAGGAACAAAAATGGAGCCCGTTGCAATTGCATTTGTAGTTGTTTAAATACCAAATAAATATACTAAATCTCACCAGCATGATATGGGAGCACATTCAAATATGTGCTCCTAGGAAGTCACTGCAACTCCTGAAATCTTGAGACTGCAGTGCCACCTGCAGTGTTCTCATTCCTGTCCTCATGGGACAGAGGCCAGCAGATCAGCAGGGTCACAATCTACTGCATCACTATCTGGAATATTGACAGGCCAAGAGCAGGGGCTCTATGGTGCCCTACTACAGTGTCACTCAGCAACCTAGAGCAAGAGTGGTTTTGTCCTGTTTTAAAGGCTTTTCCTGGCCGAGGATGAGTCGGCAGACTTTGCTTTAAAACTTTGAATTTCCTGGCTTCCTTCACCCCATGCTTTACAAAATATCTGACGTCTATATCAATAGCGTAACAATGTGCAGCCTGTTGCAGCTTATTTCTATAATgtgcttgcttttttatttgcttggtGTGGCTAATGGGAGAACTTACGTAAAGCAATTTCAGGTTTATTGCTTACCTCAGTCACTGGAGAAGCTATCAACAGATACTTGCATCACCCACCCATTACAGCTGCACTGGTTAATACAACATAGTGCAAAAAACATgactcccccagcccccaacTTATTCTTCAGCTCTACTTCAATATACATGTTTTTAAGTGCAGAGTTGGGTGAAATTCCTCACTCTGGACATCTGCCACCACTTCTAACTGCCACTACCCTACCTTTGTGGTGACTGATCTGAGGAACACACAGTCAGTTACTTGTACCTGAGGGAGCCCCTTCTGCCATCAGAAAGTGAGGGGACAGTGCAGGCAtgagacaggctggagaggtcTGACTTGGTgtgtctttctttttgcttcaaCAGGGGGGCAAATGACACCTCAGGCTAACCCAACAAAATCCCAGAcccaatatatatatatatatatatttaatcacACTTAATTGGGAACACTTGTTTAGTGTTAAGAGTTTTATTAGCCCTAAAAATagattcttaaatattttccaaggttgactaaaatatgaaaaagttaTATAAtcagtgtttaaaataaaccaGTTTGCTATAACTGAGACCCATTCAGTGGAATAACATTTATCAAGAATGATACCATATAGGGGATTGTGCAGTCTCAACAAATCCACAGACTGCATATCTCTGATTGCTTTCAAAGTGACCAGTTGCATAGtctatttttttgttgtctaACAGAATTCCTACCAGCAAGAACACTGCCAAAGAGCAGAACTCAGTCTTTGGGTGAGGAAGCGGCAAgtttttattgaaaaagaacTGGTCTATTGGTATACTCTTTTCATACTGTCTTATCGTTAAATGAAAACTTTCATAAATAGgcttatataaataataatctCAGAAGTTTTAAAGTTGACACTGTCAGTCAGACCTGAGTAAACATCCTCTGGTCTCTCACTGCCTAAATGGTTCCTACAATTATTCTGGAATACAAGAATCCTTAATGACTCTTACTGTAAGAGCAGGCTGCATATTTTTGGTAAGAGTTAAGCTGCAGAGGAAGATCTGGCATTACATGAAATGCATGTTATagctgatgctttttttttttattggaataACTAAAAGATTAAGCTGTAGTGCAGGCAGGGCTTGAGTCATGCTTTTATCATTGTATCTCTTGGCCTGATTATTAAAAACAGTAGCTCAAGCTGATTCTGTACTTTGTTTATCTAAAACCAAGTTCAGCCAACTACCAGCTAggctagtgaaaaaaaaaatgtagttgaaGGCTGTGTACGTACAGGCACTGCTGATTGCTTTCAATGACTGTCAAATGAGCATTGATACTAATAATTTCTTAGTATGCCTTTTAAACAAAGCACTCTTATCTATGCATAAGAAAAAGCACTACGAGCAAAGTTAATACAACATGTTAATTTGACTTTTGATTTACTTcgttctcttttctttcttgtttaaaaagaaaggtgTTTTATCACCCTTTTTTGTTGCCGAAAGGAACGGCAGTACCTCCTAAAAGCCCTGGGAGCTCCCAGTGTTGGTGTCAGCAATATCGACACCTCTTTCACTCCGTAGTTATTAAATGACCAGCTTTAGTCTCGGTGACTAAACCAGAGCCTGAGTCTAGCGGAGCTGGGTCTGTAAATGCCAACCAGCATCACCCCCCTCCCCCGCAGTGATGAGGAGCCGCTCAGGAGGTAACTCGGTCACCCTCCGGAGCGCTCGTCCCGGCGTTTTACTCGCAGAGAGAGTATCCTGAGCAGCCTACGCTACAGTGGGAACATGGTGGGGAACCGCAGGATTAAAGGGCTCGGCAAGAAAACATTCGCAGGGAAGCAGGCGGCGGCGTTTAAGGAGCGAGCGATCCCAGACGTGAACGAAACGCAAACACGCCGTGGGTTCCTCGGATAAAAGCACCGGCGAGCCAGCCTCGGCGCTGCCCGCGGGTGACTAGTTAGAACAAGTCTAAACTCAGGAGCTAAAATTAAAAAGGTTTCCTGCGTGGAACTGCCTCCTGCACCGGGAGGGGGGGGCGGTTCTCCCCCGCCGCGATGCCCGGTGCCTCCGCTCGGTccccggcggggcgggcgctaGACGAGGGACTCGCAGACGGGCACCGAGTCCGAGTCCTGGCTGTGCATGGAGCTCAGCCCCGTGTCCGAGTCCTCGTCGTGGTCGGCGCGGTCCTTGCGCGCCGCCCCGCGCGGCTCCTCGCCCAGGGCCAGGGCGCCCAGCGCCTCCAGCAGCCGCTGCAGCTCCCGCTCCTTGTCCTCCCACGCCCGCTGCGTGCAGTCCAGGTCGTTCTTGACGGCCTCCAGGTCCGTGCTCAGCTTGAGGCCGATGTAGAGGCTGGTGCTCAGCTGGGTCTTGACCCGCTCGTGCTCCAGGCGCAGCTCGCCGCCGCCGCTCAGCTCCGTCGTGTCGCGGTCCGTCTCGCTCAGCCCGCTCGCCGCcgccagctccagctcctcccgccgccgctTCATCCAGCGCTCGTTGAGCTCCTCCTGAATCTCGGCGGCCaggtgctccagcagctcctcctgctgcgCCCGCTGCTCCTGCAGCCGCCGCACCTCCTCGCACCGCCTGGCGAggtccttctcccccccctcctcctcctcctccttctcctcggGGCGGCCGGCGGCGGGCGCGCTCGCCTCCGCCTCGCCGCTGCCCACCAGGTAGGTGTCCTGCACGTAGTTGGCTCCGTGCCGCTTCATGCGGTCCAGGTGGATCTTGGCCTCGTACCTGTCGATCTCCCGGTCCAGCTCGCGGAGCCGCTGGAGCTGCTGCCGGATGGTGTGGTCCTGCGAGAGCACCAGGTGCACCAGCGTCTCCATCCTCTCCGCCGCCGACGCCTCCCGGGCCGGCGCTCGCTGCCGCTTCTTGTTGATCTTGGCCAGCTTGCGGAAGGCTTTCCTCACCACCCGCCGCTGCCGCTCCTGCGTGAGCGCCAGCCCGGCCCGGGCCGCCCCCAGCCCGTGCCCCGGCCGCTCCTTGCTCGGCACCACCCGCGCCTCGGCGCTGCGCGGCCCCGCGTTGGGCAGCGAGGCTTCGCTGCGCACCAGCACGAAGCGCACGTTCTCCTGCTCGTCCCCCCACGCCACCCAGAGCCGCAGGATCCTCGTCTTGTTGGGCAGGATCCGCTCGAAGCCGCGCCACTTCTCCACGATGCAGTAGGAGTGCGGCGGCCCCGAGAGCATCCCCCCGCCGGGCTCGGGCTGCGCCGGGCGCCGCCGCCGGTAGTGACTGTCCTCCAGCAGCACCCGCACCACGTCCGAGCAGGTGGTTCGCCGCGACAGCCCGGAGATCAGCTTCTCCTCTTGGCAGATCCACACCGAGATCTTCCTCTCGTCGGGCTCCATCGGGGACACCCGCGGGCTCGGGTCCGCCCGGGCAGCCGCTCCGCGGGGCGCctcccgccgcctccccgcccgGGATGCCTCCCCGTGGCCGCTCCCCGCGGCCGCTCCACCCCTTCCTGCCCGCTCCCCGAGGGGTTTTCCTCTCCCACCACGTGGGCAGCGCCCAAATCCGCCGGCGAGGAAACTTCCAGGCGGGTCGCCGTCTCCCCGGTGCCTCCCTCGGTGCCTCCGCCGCGAAGGAGCCGCGTCGAGGGACCTTCCAGCCTGCCCAGCGAAGCCCGGAGCTTCAAAGCGAGAGCCGGGAGTAGTGAGGGATTTCCAGTTTTAGGAAATCATCTGCCTGTAATTAGGGAATTCGTGTCTGCGAAGCGCTTCGCGGATGAAGTATGCAAAGGACGGGAATGCCTGAGTGTTATTAAAATACTAGCTGAGCCAGATTTTAATGGGCGCTTGCTGTGTGCTTTGGGAACAGGATCGGTCTCTGAGTGCAGATTAAAATGAAGAGATGTAAAAGCTGGTAATAAAAGGCAGGGTTGTGGCATTGATTTTCAAGAGGCGATTGCTTTGTTAGGTGTTCGTGGACCTGTGCTTTTCCGCGTGTCTAGGAAGCACGATAACGGAAAAGGGGGTAAATTCTAAAACCTGAAGACCAATCTGTATCTTGTGGGGGATTTTTAGAGCCAATAAAGTTGGTGTGCTGTGTAGAAAGGACTTTTGTTTGGATAAGGCTCGTGTCAGTGTCCATGGAACAGAACAGAGTTGTGGTATTATAGCCTGGCTACTGTAAATCTGTTATTTGAAACAGTGAAGTTGGGGCACATAAAAAGTGAGTTAACAGTTGTGCAGCCTGATGTCCTGCTTTCCCCTGAAGTACACAGGCTCAGTGTGGAGAGCCACTGGGCTaccttttcctgtattcctgGAAGGAATAGGCCTGCCTTCTGCTCCGGCTGCGTAAGGCGGCTAATTATGCTTGTGGTTTCTGCCATGCAGCCTCTTGTCCCGTGaggaagtggctgagggaccacCGACTGCCAGCATTCCTGGGGATGAAGATTGCAGGGATCAGATGCCTGCTGCTCACATCCCTTTCCTGTATTATTGCAGGTTAAACAATTCCAAACCAAGGTGGCTACTGCATGTTGACGTAAGGGCACACAGGGCACACAAGATAGAGGTGTTGGTAATAGGCTGAATTTTGCTTCCTGATCCCAGCTGCCATATGTTAGTTGCATATTCCTGTCTAATGGTAAAGTCAGTTATTGATAAAGTCATTTTACTCTCatgaaaagtgctttttttttatagagGGAAGCATTTTGGTGATGGAAGGTTATTCCTGAGATGAGCAGCCTTTTTTGTTCAATGTGTTGATTATGCCTAAAAGCATCATTCACTCCAGGGCAGAGGAAGGTGGACCTAGCAatagcagtcctggaagacaaCAAAGTGGCCTTGGAAAAGGGGGTTGTAAATACTCTGGGACAAACCTGACAGCTCACGCTGCCGCAGAATGATATGTGGTGAACAAGAATGGAACATAAAATGAAACTGTAATTTGGCTTTGCCTCTGAAAGGCCCATTCTAGCAAAGCTCCgggagagcaggaaaaaaatcccaccttgCTGTTCTCGTCAGTCTGGCAGAAACTTTGACCATTCCTTGTTGTCTTCTGTAGGATCAGGTACAGCAAAAGGGTTAACAAGGCAGTGAGAAATTATCTTAACTCCTTTACTAgtgtttcctcttctttctcatttaGTTTTGATATAATTTTACATGTTTCCTATGGGAATGTTTGCACCTACTTTATTCTGGCAAAGAACAGTACAGGAAGAGCAGGGTGTGATGTGAAGACACATCTTATGCTCCCCACAGGTCAAGCTGCTCCAACTTGTCTGACTGCCTGTATCTATCCAGCATCCAGCCCTGGCTTTGTGCGATGAAATTGGAAGGTGATTGTTCCATCTTCCCTTGACCGCATCTCTGTGTATGAAAAACTGGCTTTGCCTCTCCAGTGGAGTCCCCAAGGCAGCACTGCCAGAGAGAGAATGAAGATGTTGGCAATTTGGTTGGAGACAGTAAGATTAAGTAGAAAAACACTTGACTTTAGGATAAGCCTATCAGATGAGCGCATGTATAATCTGTGGTTTAAAAGCCAGCATTAGAAACATGCACTGTTAGATCTCAAGTTTAGCTCTCAATAATTTTGTTTTAGGCTGTCTGCAGACTCAGAAAAAATGTTACCAAAGCTCCAGAAGTGTGAGACTTAAGCACATAAGCACCTTTCTGGACCTAAGTTTAGGGCCTATCTTGTTGAATCCCGACAGGCAACTGAATGCAGGCAACCCTTTGACTTTTCTCCAAGGATTTTAAAGCATCTTACAGGGGAAGGTAATGTTATGATCTCTTTTTTTACAGATAAGAATGCTGCGGCATAAAGGAGTCAAGCGCCTCACCTAAGGTTATATAGCAAGGCAGTAGCAGTGTCATGAAGCGAATCAGGTTCCTTTGCACCAGTGCCATTAGTCACTGAACTTGACTGTCCAGTGCTCTGTCTCCTTAtcctccttctctgcctcttttaattattttatgagAAAGGGTGATGAGGAATTATGCATTAGTTCAACAGCTACAGAAGGTGATAAAATGAAAGTGCAAACTCAGCAGGCAATATATTCTATATAGCCGGTGATGCAATAGGAGGCAGTGGCATACAGGCTGCTTCTGACATCTGCCTGGTGAAGGCAAATCTTCTCCTTCAACTGACTCTGCCTGCAGACCTGCAAGACTCAACAGTGATGTGCAGAGATGCTGTgtcattaaaatatgaaatcGGAAGGAAGGACAATTGTTCCTTTCTTCACTCCTTTCCCCGCAGAGCAGTGGCATATGAGGTTTTCTATAATTTCTGAAACAGGCACATGGCACAATTTAAAGCTTAAAGTGTAATAAACATCATCATCTGTAATTGAGAGGCTGTTTCTGTACTGCTGTATCAATTCACAGCTGTCAGCAGGCTCTGCTTCTGAGCACAAACTTTCTTGACCGAATGCTATCCAGAAATCCACTGCATGGCACGTAtctctttggtttgttttattaattatgaaaatataaagTTGATGGTACTCTTCGCAGCTGCCTAACCCCCTAAAGGAAGTTTATGAGCTTACCATTTTAGACTGTGTTGCAAAGTCCGAGCCCAAGTATAGACCAGTTTATTTTAACTCACTGCAGAAGAAttacaaaaccaagcaaacgGAGATCAGCTGTATTCTGGCAATTCACATGAAGgcttttatctttccttttcgTTGAGGTGTGCAGGTAAATTACTAAGTCGTTTGAGACAAGAACAGCGTTTCCCATTATAGGGGTAGATAGCAAGgtgtctgtttcttttctagttcctttttatttttaagttatcAGAATGGAATTGCAGCcctgatatttttaaataaataaaattatgcgAGATTTTATCTTgaatactttgaaaatgaaacaaataaataaagatgtaTTTCCTGCTTCCATAGTTCATGTAGCAGGAAAGTAGAAGAAGTCTTAGAAAACTGTATTTGAGAcacagaattaatttatttcaaaagcatttaaatggaaaaagtgTAGGATTCAGATTCagggtgtttttcttcttttttccacaCTGAagttgcttttactttttagaTCACTCTCAGGacaatttacttatttttcctgAGGTTACAGTTCAAAAGAATACTGTCTAAGTGAGATGAGCAAAGGCAGGCCACAACTGGTAATCTATTGAGCCATCACTGTCTGGGGAAGTTATTCTTTGTTGTGATGCTGAACAGCAATGCTGCTTTCCTGGCTCCTCTTCCTGTGTCCTGTTAATCTCATTCTGTGAGATTTAGTTGTTGGTCCCTTGTACTTGTTGCTTTCTAGCATTTTGCTTCAACAAACATTGATGAAGTCCTAGGACATGATTTGACTGTTAATATTAGTCTTCTGCAATCCTTGATTACCTTTACAGATATATTAACAGTGGGAGGGGCTACTTGAGCTTACAAGGCACTCTCTCAcagatgctttttaattttataccTAGTTTTCCCTGAAACTATAATGCTGAATAACCAAATCATGTTGTGAATAACCAAATCATCCCTAGTTAACATGCAGAGAATGAAGTGCCTGAAGAACTACCTCTCTATTAGCAGGAGCATTCAGACTTTAGTCAAAACAGATTGTAGGCTTAGACTTCCATTTGAAAGAAAGTTGTTCAGTTTGTATCTGAACAGTTTTAGACATGAGATAAAGCTTCTTACTTTCAGGTTTTCTGTTGAAGCCACTGAAGGAACTGGCACTTTTGATAAAAATGACTTGTAAGAGGGGTAATGAACTCTTGATCTGTTTCTGTAAGCTATAAGTTGTGTGAACTCTTGATCTGCCATTGCTGCCTTCAGTTTCTTGCAACTGATGTGTActgttctgcttctgaatgCCCCCTGTGCAACCAGTGCAGTTCACACATACAGTCTGGATTATACTGCTTTGACTACTTCATCcaacttcttttttaatgtgcaCACACCCAAACTACAAACAGGTATGTCAGGAGGAAACAGTCTTCCAGCAAGATCAGTGGGGGCTACATAGGTAAATCCTTCTGCGGTGCTTTGAAAATGCAGGTTTGTCTATAGACTACCATTAAAGAAAATGGTGATGgcatatatttaaattatgGAAGTCTTGATGTGCTAGACATAATGTAAATTATGTCTTGATGTGCTAGACGTAATGTAAATTACTATCCCTGCCTTGAAGGCTTAACCAATGTCACAAAGCAAGTCAGAGGCACAGCAAAGATCAGTAATAAGAATACCAGTTTCCAACTTCTCATTTTTGAACCAAGTCTTTAGCAACttgagtttgtttgtttgttatatACCTACAACCCttagtgtggaaaaaaaatccctctcctTTACTCCTTatgtttcagattttcttttctaaccaaATGCTATTTAGCgtaaatgaagaacaaaaatcATCGAActgaatggaattttttttccttaaaatacgTGT of Phaenicophaeus curvirostris isolate KB17595 chromosome 5, BPBGC_Pcur_1.0, whole genome shotgun sequence contains these proteins:
- the RASSF10 gene encoding ras association domain-containing protein 10, whose amino-acid sequence is MEPDERKISVWICQEEKLISGLSRRTTCSDVVRVLLEDSHYRRRRPAQPEPGGGMLSGPPHSYCIVEKWRGFERILPNKTRILRLWVAWGDEQENVRFVLVRSEASLPNAGPRSAEARVVPSKERPGHGLGAARAGLALTQERQRRVVRKAFRKLAKINKKRQRAPAREASAAERMETLVHLVLSQDHTIRQQLQRLRELDREIDRYEAKIHLDRMKRHGANYVQDTYLVGSGEAEASAPAAGRPEEKEEEEEGGEKDLARRCEEVRRLQEQRAQQEELLEHLAAEIQEELNERWMKRRREELELAAASGLSETDRDTTELSGGGELRLEHERVKTQLSTSLYIGLKLSTDLEAVKNDLDCTQRAWEDKERELQRLLEALGALALGEEPRGAARKDRADHDEDSDTGLSSMHSQDSDSVPVCESLV